A window from Peromyscus eremicus chromosome 1, PerEre_H2_v1, whole genome shotgun sequence encodes these proteins:
- the Psmd8 gene encoding 26S proteasome non-ATPase regulatory subunit 8: MFIEGRAGKAPRREQRRSSRGGQKLAAVAPPPALGSTSRPHFRRETISRRRCRKSGRRFAASRKMAAAAAATVNGTTGVSSSGPAATSGAILQAAAGMYEQLKDEWNRKSPNLSKCGEELGRLKLVLLELNFLPTTGTKLTKQQLILARDILEIGAQWSILCKDIPSFERYMAQLKCYYFDYKEQLPESAYMHQLLGLNLLFLLSQNRVAEFHTELERLPAKDIQTNVYIKHPVSLEQYLMEGSYNKVFLAKGNIPAESYTFFIDILLDTIRDEIAGCIEKAYEKILFAEATRILFFNTPKKMTDYAKKRGWVLGPNNYYSFASQQQKPEDTTIPSTELAKQVIEYARQLEMIV; the protein is encoded by the exons ATGTTCATTGAGGGCCGGGCTGGGAAGGCGCCCCGGCGAGAGCAGCGGCGCTCCAGCCGCGGCGGGCAGAAGCTGGCGGCCGTAGCTCCGCCTCCAGCCTTGGGCTCCACCTCTCGGCCTCATTTCCGCCGGGAGACCATCTCTCGGCGTCGCTGCCGTAAGTCAGGTCGGCGGTTTGCCGCATCACGgaagatggcggcggcggcggcggctacgGTGAACGGGACGACCGGCGTCTCGAGCTCGGGGCCCGCGGCCACTTCGGGCGCGATCTTGCAGGCAGCGGCTGGCATGTACGAGCAACTCAAGGACGAGTGGAACCGGAAGAGCCCGAACCTCAGTAAATGTGGGGAGGAGCTGGGCCGTCTGAAG CTGGTTCTGTTGGAGCTCAATTTCCTGCCAACCACAGGGACCAAACTGACCAAACAGCAGCTCATTCTGGCCC GTGACATCCTGGAAATCGGGGCCCAGTGGAGCATCTTATGCAAGGACATCCCCTCCTTCGAACGCTACATGGCCCAGCTCAAATGCTACTACTTTGATTACAA GGAACAACTTCCTGAGTCAGCCTACATGCACCAGCTCCTGGGCCTCAACCTCCTCTTCCTGCTATCCCAGAACCGAGTGGCTGAGTTCCACACAGAATTAGAACGCTTGCCTGCCAAGGACATCCAGACCAATGTCTACATCAAGCATCCTGTGTCCCTCGAGCAA TACCTGATGGAGGGTAGCTACAACAAGGTGTTCCTGGCTAAGGGAAACATCCCCGCTGAAAGCTATACTTTCTTCATTGACATCCTACTGGATACTATCAG GGATGAAATCGCAGGATGCATTGAGAAGGCCTATGAGAAAATCCTTTTTGCTGAGGCTACCCGGATTCTCTTCTTCAACACACCCAAAAAGATGACAGACTATGCCAAGAAG CGAGGTTGGGTCCTGGGCCCTAACAACTACTACAGCTTTGCCAGCCAgcaacagaagccagaagacaccACCATCCCCTCCACTGAGCTGGCCAAACAGGTCATCGAGTATGCCCGGCAGCTGGAGATGATTGTCTGA
- the Ggn gene encoding gametogenetin isoform X2, translating to MIDRERRLRPPSKMGNVQSEPSAGGGSRKEQASDRASDSRRTPLVKPEVTPSSPAMHLARGLGVWFPGSSGPPGLLIPPEPQASPSPLPLTLELPSPVTPPPEEAATAAVSTPPPPPVGTLLPAPSKWRKPTGTAVPRIRGLLEASHRGQGDPPSLRPLPPLPRQLTEKEPVPRAPAPPPTLLEPRKQLPPAPPPCDPQPPSRRITLASSAPSPTESQVRHSSEGQAAGGARGGAPPQAGEGEMARSATSESGLSLLCKVTFKSGPHLSPASASGPLAAKASHGAGGGGLFASSGAISYAEVLKQGLQPPGATRALGEVPRAAQETEGGDGDGEGCSGPPSAPAPLARALPPPPYATFPGSKPKFDWVSPPDGSERHFRFNGAVGGIGAPRRRTTTLSGPWGSPPPRSGQTHPASGPRRLTPALLAPPMFIFPAPTNGEPVRPVPPGPQQIPPLPPPPPTPPTTPPPAPPPTPQPPALPRTPILVAHPPNPSPGHVESGLAPTPAPALPPTVAADQAPPPSPVPAPATSPAPATTTVEPSPPVPQATKIRTRKNKGPRAARGVIREEVLSGDGPRELTATPVTDSSSGGGGGSSSGTPTAGAPNKGAVRHWPPFEVLNSCPSKCYCRHQPRHRRLPRNVSAWLSTTTNHLSEPPWVVTVKLAGSLVAGLEHYDLQATHSN from the exons ATGATCGACAGAGAGAGACG TCTCCGGCCTCCGTCGAAAATGGGGAACGTTCAGTCGGAGCCTTCCGCGGGCGGGGGCTCCCGAAAAGAGCAAGCCTCAGACCGCGCATCCGACTCCCGCAGGACGCCTCTGGTGAAGCCCGAGGTGACCCCCTCATCCCCAGCCATGCACCTGGCTCGAGGGCTGGGCGTCTGGTTCCCTGGCAGTTCCGGGCCCCCGGGACTCCTGATACCCCCGGAGCCCCAGGCCTCACCCTCGCCCCTGCCCCTGACCTTAGAGCTGCCCTCGCCAGTGACACCACCTCCAGAGGAGGCGGCTACGGCGGCGGTCTCCACACCACCCCCGCCCCCCGTGGGGACCCTGCTGCCCGCGCCATCTAAGTGGCGAAAACCCACGGGCACTGCAGTGCCTCGGATCCGCGGCCTGTTGGAGGCGAGCCATCGTGGTCAGGGTGACCCTCCGAGCCTCCGCCCGCTGCCACCGCTGCCCCGGCAACTGACCGAAAAAGAACCGGTCCCGAGGGCCCCCGCCCCACCTCCGACGCTCCTGGAGCCTCGGAAGCAGCTACCGCCAGCACCTCCGCCTTGCGACCCGCAGCCCCCGAGCCGCAGAATCACTCTGGCCTCTTCGGCCCCAAGCCCCACAGAAAGCCAGGTCAGGCACAGCAGCGAGGGTCAGGCGGCCGGGGGAGCCCGCGGAGGGGCGCCTCCCCAAGCCGGAGAGGGCGAAATGGCTCGGTCTGCTACTTCCGAGTCCGGCCTGAGCCTGCTGTGTAAAGTCACCTTCAAGTCGGGGCCCCACTTGTCCCCCGCGTCGGCCTCGGGTCCCTTAGCAGCCAAAGCCTCACATGGGGCCGGCGGTGGAGGACTGTTTGCCTCTTCGGGGGCCATCTCTTATGCTGAGGTCCTGAAACAAGGTCTTCAGCCTCCTGGAGCCACTCGTGCCTTGGGAGAGGTCCCTCGTGCAGCTCAGGAAACCGAGGGCGGTGATGGAGATGGTGAAGGGTGTTCTGGTCCCCCTTCGGCGCCTGCTCCCCTTGCCCGGGCTCTACCGCCACCCCCTTACGCCACCTTCCCAGGTTCAAAGCCCAAATTCGACTGGGTGAGCCCTCCCGATGGCAGTGAACGGCACTTCCGATTCAACGGGGCTGTCGGGGGAATCGGGGCACCCCGACGACGCACAACCACGCTCTCAGGGCCTTGGGGCTCCCCTCCACCAAGGTCAGGTCAGACGCATCCAGCTTCAGGGCCCCGGAGGCTTACACCTGCCTTGTTGGCGCCACCCATGTTCATCTTTCCAGCGCCCACCAATGGCGAGCCTGTACGCCCAGTGCCTCCAGGTCCACAGCAGATACCTCCGTTGCCACCTCCACCGCCCACACCACCAACCACTCCACCACCGGCGCCACCACCCACACCTCAGCCACCGGCGCTTCCGAGGACGCCGATACTGGTGGCCCACCCTCCTAACCCAAGCCCTGGCCACGTTGAGTCAGGCTTGGCTCCTACCCCTGCCCCTGCTCTGCCCCCTACTGTGGCTGCCGACCAGGCTCCGCCCCCGTCCCCGGTGCCAGCTCCggccacatccccagctccagCAACCACCACCGTGGAGCCGTCACCGCCAGTGCCCCAGGCCACCAAGATTCGTACACGCAAGAACAAAGGTCCCCGAGCGGCCCGGGGTGTGATCCGTGAAGAGGTTCTATCCGGAGACGGTCCTCGAGAACTGACTGCGACTCCAGTGACTGACAGCAGCAGTGGAGGGGGTGGCGGTAGCAGCAGCGGAACACCCACAGCCGGGGCCCCTAACAAGGGTGCAGTGCGCCACTGGCCGCCTTTCGAGGTGCTTAATTCTTGTCCTTCCAAGTGCTACTGCCGCCATCAGCCCCGTCACCGACGCCTGCCACGCAACGTGTCTGCCTG gctgagtacGACCACCAACCACCTGAGTGAGCCTCCCTGGGTGGTCACCGTCAAGCTGGCCGGCTCTCTAGTAGCTGGCCTGGAGCACTATGACTTGCAGGCCACCCATTCCAACTGA
- the Ggn gene encoding gametogenetin isoform X4 produces the protein MARSATSESGLSLLCKVTFKSGPHLSPASASGPLAAKASHGAGGGGLFASSGAISYAEVLKQGLQPPGATRALGEVPRAAQETEGGDGDGEGCSGPPSAPAPLARALPPPPYATFPGSKPKFDWVSPPDGSERHFRFNGAVGGIGAPRRRTTTLSGPWGSPPPRSGQTHPASGPRRLTPALLAPPMFIFPAPTNGEPVRPVPPGPQQIPPLPPPPPTPPTTPPPAPPPTPQPPALPRTPILVAHPPNPSPGHVESGLAPTPAPALPPTVAADQAPPPSPVPAPATSPAPATTTVEPSPPVPQATKIRTRKNKGPRAARGVIREEVLSGDGPRELTATPVTDSSSGGGGGSSSGTPTAGAPNKGAVRHWPPFEVLNSCPSKCYCRHQPRHRRLPRNVSAWLSTTTNHLSEPPWVVTVKLAGSLVAGLEHYDLQATHSN, from the exons ATGGCTCGGTCTGCTACTTCCGAGTCCGGCCTGAGCCTGCTGTGTAAAGTCACCTTCAAGTCGGGGCCCCACTTGTCCCCCGCGTCGGCCTCGGGTCCCTTAGCAGCCAAAGCCTCACATGGGGCCGGCGGTGGAGGACTGTTTGCCTCTTCGGGGGCCATCTCTTATGCTGAGGTCCTGAAACAAGGTCTTCAGCCTCCTGGAGCCACTCGTGCCTTGGGAGAGGTCCCTCGTGCAGCTCAGGAAACCGAGGGCGGTGATGGAGATGGTGAAGGGTGTTCTGGTCCCCCTTCGGCGCCTGCTCCCCTTGCCCGGGCTCTACCGCCACCCCCTTACGCCACCTTCCCAGGTTCAAAGCCCAAATTCGACTGGGTGAGCCCTCCCGATGGCAGTGAACGGCACTTCCGATTCAACGGGGCTGTCGGGGGAATCGGGGCACCCCGACGACGCACAACCACGCTCTCAGGGCCTTGGGGCTCCCCTCCACCAAGGTCAGGTCAGACGCATCCAGCTTCAGGGCCCCGGAGGCTTACACCTGCCTTGTTGGCGCCACCCATGTTCATCTTTCCAGCGCCCACCAATGGCGAGCCTGTACGCCCAGTGCCTCCAGGTCCACAGCAGATACCTCCGTTGCCACCTCCACCGCCCACACCACCAACCACTCCACCACCGGCGCCACCACCCACACCTCAGCCACCGGCGCTTCCGAGGACGCCGATACTGGTGGCCCACCCTCCTAACCCAAGCCCTGGCCACGTTGAGTCAGGCTTGGCTCCTACCCCTGCCCCTGCTCTGCCCCCTACTGTGGCTGCCGACCAGGCTCCGCCCCCGTCCCCGGTGCCAGCTCCggccacatccccagctccagCAACCACCACCGTGGAGCCGTCACCGCCAGTGCCCCAGGCCACCAAGATTCGTACACGCAAGAACAAAGGTCCCCGAGCGGCCCGGGGTGTGATCCGTGAAGAGGTTCTATCCGGAGACGGTCCTCGAGAACTGACTGCGACTCCAGTGACTGACAGCAGCAGTGGAGGGGGTGGCGGTAGCAGCAGCGGAACACCCACAGCCGGGGCCCCTAACAAGGGTGCAGTGCGCCACTGGCCGCCTTTCGAGGTGCTTAATTCTTGTCCTTCCAAGTGCTACTGCCGCCATCAGCCCCGTCACCGACGCCTGCCACGCAACGTGTCTGCCTG gctgagtacGACCACCAACCACCTGAGTGAGCCTCCCTGGGTGGTCACCGTCAAGCTGGCCGGCTCTCTAGTAGCTGGCCTGGAGCACTATGACTTGCAGGCCACCCATTCCAACTGA
- the Ggn gene encoding gametogenetin isoform X3, with protein MGNVQSEPSAGGGSRKEQASDRASDSRRTPLVKPEVTPSSPAMHLARGLGVWFPGSSGPPGLLIPPEPQASPSPLPLTLELPSPVTPPPEEAATAAVSTPPPPPVGTLLPAPSKWRKPTGTAVPRIRGLLEASHRGQGDPPSLRPLPPLPRQLTEKEPVPRAPAPPPTLLEPRKQLPPAPPPCDPQPPSRRITLASSAPSPTESQVRHSSEGQAAGGARGGAPPQAGEGEMARSATSESGLSLLCKVTFKSGPHLSPASASGPLAAKASHGAGGGGLFASSGAISYAEVLKQGLQPPGATRALGEVPRAAQETEGGDGDGEGCSGPPSAPAPLARALPPPPYATFPGSKPKFDWVSPPDGSERHFRFNGAVGGIGAPRRRTTTLSGPWGSPPPRSGQTHPASGPRRLTPALLAPPMFIFPAPTNGEPVRPVPPGPQQIPPLPPPPPTPPTTPPPAPPPTPQPPALPRTPILVAHPPNPSPGHVESGLAPTPAPALPPTVAADQAPPPSPVPAPATSPAPATTTVEPSPPVPQATKIRTRKNKGPRAARGVIREEVLSGDGPRELTATPVTDSSSGGGGGSSSGTPTAGAPNKGAVRHWPPFEVLNSCPSKCYCRHQPRHRRLPRNVSAWLSTTTNHLSEPPWVVTVKLAGSLVAGLEHYDLQATHSN; from the exons ATGGGGAACGTTCAGTCGGAGCCTTCCGCGGGCGGGGGCTCCCGAAAAGAGCAAGCCTCAGACCGCGCATCCGACTCCCGCAGGACGCCTCTGGTGAAGCCCGAGGTGACCCCCTCATCCCCAGCCATGCACCTGGCTCGAGGGCTGGGCGTCTGGTTCCCTGGCAGTTCCGGGCCCCCGGGACTCCTGATACCCCCGGAGCCCCAGGCCTCACCCTCGCCCCTGCCCCTGACCTTAGAGCTGCCCTCGCCAGTGACACCACCTCCAGAGGAGGCGGCTACGGCGGCGGTCTCCACACCACCCCCGCCCCCCGTGGGGACCCTGCTGCCCGCGCCATCTAAGTGGCGAAAACCCACGGGCACTGCAGTGCCTCGGATCCGCGGCCTGTTGGAGGCGAGCCATCGTGGTCAGGGTGACCCTCCGAGCCTCCGCCCGCTGCCACCGCTGCCCCGGCAACTGACCGAAAAAGAACCGGTCCCGAGGGCCCCCGCCCCACCTCCGACGCTCCTGGAGCCTCGGAAGCAGCTACCGCCAGCACCTCCGCCTTGCGACCCGCAGCCCCCGAGCCGCAGAATCACTCTGGCCTCTTCGGCCCCAAGCCCCACAGAAAGCCAGGTCAGGCACAGCAGCGAGGGTCAGGCGGCCGGGGGAGCCCGCGGAGGGGCGCCTCCCCAAGCCGGAGAGGGCGAAATGGCTCGGTCTGCTACTTCCGAGTCCGGCCTGAGCCTGCTGTGTAAAGTCACCTTCAAGTCGGGGCCCCACTTGTCCCCCGCGTCGGCCTCGGGTCCCTTAGCAGCCAAAGCCTCACATGGGGCCGGCGGTGGAGGACTGTTTGCCTCTTCGGGGGCCATCTCTTATGCTGAGGTCCTGAAACAAGGTCTTCAGCCTCCTGGAGCCACTCGTGCCTTGGGAGAGGTCCCTCGTGCAGCTCAGGAAACCGAGGGCGGTGATGGAGATGGTGAAGGGTGTTCTGGTCCCCCTTCGGCGCCTGCTCCCCTTGCCCGGGCTCTACCGCCACCCCCTTACGCCACCTTCCCAGGTTCAAAGCCCAAATTCGACTGGGTGAGCCCTCCCGATGGCAGTGAACGGCACTTCCGATTCAACGGGGCTGTCGGGGGAATCGGGGCACCCCGACGACGCACAACCACGCTCTCAGGGCCTTGGGGCTCCCCTCCACCAAGGTCAGGTCAGACGCATCCAGCTTCAGGGCCCCGGAGGCTTACACCTGCCTTGTTGGCGCCACCCATGTTCATCTTTCCAGCGCCCACCAATGGCGAGCCTGTACGCCCAGTGCCTCCAGGTCCACAGCAGATACCTCCGTTGCCACCTCCACCGCCCACACCACCAACCACTCCACCACCGGCGCCACCACCCACACCTCAGCCACCGGCGCTTCCGAGGACGCCGATACTGGTGGCCCACCCTCCTAACCCAAGCCCTGGCCACGTTGAGTCAGGCTTGGCTCCTACCCCTGCCCCTGCTCTGCCCCCTACTGTGGCTGCCGACCAGGCTCCGCCCCCGTCCCCGGTGCCAGCTCCggccacatccccagctccagCAACCACCACCGTGGAGCCGTCACCGCCAGTGCCCCAGGCCACCAAGATTCGTACACGCAAGAACAAAGGTCCCCGAGCGGCCCGGGGTGTGATCCGTGAAGAGGTTCTATCCGGAGACGGTCCTCGAGAACTGACTGCGACTCCAGTGACTGACAGCAGCAGTGGAGGGGGTGGCGGTAGCAGCAGCGGAACACCCACAGCCGGGGCCCCTAACAAGGGTGCAGTGCGCCACTGGCCGCCTTTCGAGGTGCTTAATTCTTGTCCTTCCAAGTGCTACTGCCGCCATCAGCCCCGTCACCGACGCCTGCCACGCAACGTGTCTGCCTG gctgagtacGACCACCAACCACCTGAGTGAGCCTCCCTGGGTGGTCACCGTCAAGCTGGCCGGCTCTCTAGTAGCTGGCCTGGAGCACTATGACTTGCAGGCCACCCATTCCAACTGA
- the Ggn gene encoding gametogenetin isoform X1, producing the protein MQTGTVQEQPEPWSPRRTRRLTGGSLFNHSLRPPSKMGNVQSEPSAGGGSRKEQASDRASDSRRTPLVKPEVTPSSPAMHLARGLGVWFPGSSGPPGLLIPPEPQASPSPLPLTLELPSPVTPPPEEAATAAVSTPPPPPVGTLLPAPSKWRKPTGTAVPRIRGLLEASHRGQGDPPSLRPLPPLPRQLTEKEPVPRAPAPPPTLLEPRKQLPPAPPPCDPQPPSRRITLASSAPSPTESQVRHSSEGQAAGGARGGAPPQAGEGEMARSATSESGLSLLCKVTFKSGPHLSPASASGPLAAKASHGAGGGGLFASSGAISYAEVLKQGLQPPGATRALGEVPRAAQETEGGDGDGEGCSGPPSAPAPLARALPPPPYATFPGSKPKFDWVSPPDGSERHFRFNGAVGGIGAPRRRTTTLSGPWGSPPPRSGQTHPASGPRRLTPALLAPPMFIFPAPTNGEPVRPVPPGPQQIPPLPPPPPTPPTTPPPAPPPTPQPPALPRTPILVAHPPNPSPGHVESGLAPTPAPALPPTVAADQAPPPSPVPAPATSPAPATTTVEPSPPVPQATKIRTRKNKGPRAARGVIREEVLSGDGPRELTATPVTDSSSGGGGGSSSGTPTAGAPNKGAVRHWPPFEVLNSCPSKCYCRHQPRHRRLPRNVSAWLSTTTNHLSEPPWVVTVKLAGSLVAGLEHYDLQATHSN; encoded by the exons ATGCAGACAGGGACAGTCCAAGAACAGCCTGAGCCTTGGAGTCCCCGCAGAACCCGACGACTGACTGGTGGAAGTTTATTTAACCACAGTCTCCGGCCTCCGTCGAAAATGGGGAACGTTCAGTCGGAGCCTTCCGCGGGCGGGGGCTCCCGAAAAGAGCAAGCCTCAGACCGCGCATCCGACTCCCGCAGGACGCCTCTGGTGAAGCCCGAGGTGACCCCCTCATCCCCAGCCATGCACCTGGCTCGAGGGCTGGGCGTCTGGTTCCCTGGCAGTTCCGGGCCCCCGGGACTCCTGATACCCCCGGAGCCCCAGGCCTCACCCTCGCCCCTGCCCCTGACCTTAGAGCTGCCCTCGCCAGTGACACCACCTCCAGAGGAGGCGGCTACGGCGGCGGTCTCCACACCACCCCCGCCCCCCGTGGGGACCCTGCTGCCCGCGCCATCTAAGTGGCGAAAACCCACGGGCACTGCAGTGCCTCGGATCCGCGGCCTGTTGGAGGCGAGCCATCGTGGTCAGGGTGACCCTCCGAGCCTCCGCCCGCTGCCACCGCTGCCCCGGCAACTGACCGAAAAAGAACCGGTCCCGAGGGCCCCCGCCCCACCTCCGACGCTCCTGGAGCCTCGGAAGCAGCTACCGCCAGCACCTCCGCCTTGCGACCCGCAGCCCCCGAGCCGCAGAATCACTCTGGCCTCTTCGGCCCCAAGCCCCACAGAAAGCCAGGTCAGGCACAGCAGCGAGGGTCAGGCGGCCGGGGGAGCCCGCGGAGGGGCGCCTCCCCAAGCCGGAGAGGGCGAAATGGCTCGGTCTGCTACTTCCGAGTCCGGCCTGAGCCTGCTGTGTAAAGTCACCTTCAAGTCGGGGCCCCACTTGTCCCCCGCGTCGGCCTCGGGTCCCTTAGCAGCCAAAGCCTCACATGGGGCCGGCGGTGGAGGACTGTTTGCCTCTTCGGGGGCCATCTCTTATGCTGAGGTCCTGAAACAAGGTCTTCAGCCTCCTGGAGCCACTCGTGCCTTGGGAGAGGTCCCTCGTGCAGCTCAGGAAACCGAGGGCGGTGATGGAGATGGTGAAGGGTGTTCTGGTCCCCCTTCGGCGCCTGCTCCCCTTGCCCGGGCTCTACCGCCACCCCCTTACGCCACCTTCCCAGGTTCAAAGCCCAAATTCGACTGGGTGAGCCCTCCCGATGGCAGTGAACGGCACTTCCGATTCAACGGGGCTGTCGGGGGAATCGGGGCACCCCGACGACGCACAACCACGCTCTCAGGGCCTTGGGGCTCCCCTCCACCAAGGTCAGGTCAGACGCATCCAGCTTCAGGGCCCCGGAGGCTTACACCTGCCTTGTTGGCGCCACCCATGTTCATCTTTCCAGCGCCCACCAATGGCGAGCCTGTACGCCCAGTGCCTCCAGGTCCACAGCAGATACCTCCGTTGCCACCTCCACCGCCCACACCACCAACCACTCCACCACCGGCGCCACCACCCACACCTCAGCCACCGGCGCTTCCGAGGACGCCGATACTGGTGGCCCACCCTCCTAACCCAAGCCCTGGCCACGTTGAGTCAGGCTTGGCTCCTACCCCTGCCCCTGCTCTGCCCCCTACTGTGGCTGCCGACCAGGCTCCGCCCCCGTCCCCGGTGCCAGCTCCggccacatccccagctccagCAACCACCACCGTGGAGCCGTCACCGCCAGTGCCCCAGGCCACCAAGATTCGTACACGCAAGAACAAAGGTCCCCGAGCGGCCCGGGGTGTGATCCGTGAAGAGGTTCTATCCGGAGACGGTCCTCGAGAACTGACTGCGACTCCAGTGACTGACAGCAGCAGTGGAGGGGGTGGCGGTAGCAGCAGCGGAACACCCACAGCCGGGGCCCCTAACAAGGGTGCAGTGCGCCACTGGCCGCCTTTCGAGGTGCTTAATTCTTGTCCTTCCAAGTGCTACTGCCGCCATCAGCCCCGTCACCGACGCCTGCCACGCAACGTGTCTGCCTG gctgagtacGACCACCAACCACCTGAGTGAGCCTCCCTGGGTGGTCACCGTCAAGCTGGCCGGCTCTCTAGTAGCTGGCCTGGAGCACTATGACTTGCAGGCCACCCATTCCAACTGA
- the Spred3 gene encoding sprouty-related, EVH1 domain-containing protein 3 has product MVRVRAVVMARDDSSGGWLPVGGGGLSQVSVCRVRGARPEGGARQGHYVIHGERLRDQKTTLECTLRPGLVYNKVNPIFHHWSLGDCKFGLTFQSPAEADEFQKSLLAALAALSRGSLTPSSSSSSSSPSQDTAETPCPLTSHVDSDSSSSHSRQETPPTAVAAPIVTVESTSAFPPATPPQRRRSSAQSYPPLLPFTGIPEPSESLAGAGSQGWGGRGYEDYRRSGLPAPLPLSTCVVGFAKTGALRGAALGPPVSLPAPLAEATPPAPPARPPPGPGPTPAPAKASPEAEEAARCVHCRALFRRRADGRGGRCAEAPDPGRLLVRRLSCLWCAESLLYHCLSDAEGDFSDPCACEPGHPRPAARWAALAALSLAVPCLCCYAPLRACHWVAARCGCAGCGGRHEEAAR; this is encoded by the exons ATGGTGCGGGTCCGAGCCGTGGTGATGGCCCGAGATGACTCCAGTGGGGGCTGGCTGCCTGTGGGGGGCGGGGGCCTCAGCCAGGTGAGCGTATGTCGGGTCCGAGGGGCCAGGCCCGAGGGGGGGGCCCGCCAGGGGCACTACGTCATCCACGGGGAGCGGCTTCGGGACCAGAAA ACCACCTTGGAGTGTACCCTGAGGCCAGGTTTGGTTTACAACAAAGTGAACCCTATCTTCCACCACTGGAGCCTGGGTGACTGCAAGTTTGGGCTGACGTTTCAGAGTCCCGCAGAGGCTGATGAGTTCCAGAAGAGTCTGCTAGCCGCACTGGCCGCACTCAGCCGAG GCTCGCtcactccctcctcttcctcttcctcctcctccccttcccaggACACTGCAGAGACCCCCTGCCCTCTGACG TCCCACGTGGACAGCGACTCCTCCTCCAGTCACAGCCGCCAGGAGACTCCTCCCACAGCTGTTGCAGCTCCCATTGTCACAGTGGAGTCAACATCTGCCTTCCCACCAGCCACACCCCCACAACGGCGACGCTCCTCTGCTCAG AGCTACCCTCCGCTTCTACCGTTCACTGGGATTCCAGAACCCTCAGAGTCTCTAGCCGGGGCAGGGAGCCAGGGCTGGGGCGGCCGTGGCTATGAGGACTACCGGCGATCCGGACTACCGGCACCTCTTCCCCTGTCTACCTGCGTCGTGGGCTTCGCCAAGACTGGTGCATTGAGGGGTGCAGCTCTGGGTCCCCCAGTGTCACTCCCTGCCCCTCTCGCTGAGGCTACACCCCCAGCACCCCCTGCTCGTCCACCCCCGGGTCCGGGCCCCACTCCTGCTCCAGCCAAGGCCTCCCCGGAGGCCGAGGAGGCTGCACGCTGTGTGCACTGCAGAGCACTCTTCCGCCGCCGTGCGGATGGGCGTGGTGGTCGCTGCGCAGAGGCCCCAGACCCAGGTCGCCTGCTAGTGCGCAGGCTCAGCTGCCTGTGGTGTGCCGAGAGCTTGCTGTACCACTGTCTGTCGGACGCCGAGGGTGACTTCTCGGACCCATGCGCTTGTGAGCCAGGCCACCCGCGCCCTGCTGCACGCTGGGCCGCTCTGGCTGCGCTGTCGCTGGCAGTGCCCTGCCTCTGCTGCTACGCACCTCTGCGCGCCTGTCACTGGGTTGCAGCACGGTGTGGCTGCGCAGGCTGTGGGGGTCGCCATGAGGAGGCTGCACGGTGA